In the Ornithodoros turicata isolate Travis chromosome 5, ASM3712646v1, whole genome shotgun sequence genome, ATCGCCTTATTCCTTCGGAGTAGCTGACATTACGTTGCTGATAtatgattgactgattgattgatacGGAGTCGGAATCGCAGGGCGCTTGCGATTTCTTAACACTCCCTATTAACATAGGGGACAACGTAGCATACACCGGCTCAAATCAGCAAAAACGATCCATCCAACCTAGCTGAGTCGCCGCAACGCTGTTCCCACGTAGATGTTTTCACCCTCTAATCTTTTCTTAGGTGACTGTAATCTAGTTTTTATGAACCTCTGGGGGCCGTCTGTGTAAATAAGTCGttttttgctggtttgagctcGTGCGTGTTATACGTCACGTCCTGTCGTTGTTGGTGGCGTTGTGCCCAAGCGTTATGGATCTTGTTCACCAGCTTGCCTGTGTCAATGTTATTTtatccgacctgtcgtcgcttcgcgttgACCATAactcatcctctcatattaacctctgtgaagtggggtggagtcctgtggctaccacggggaaacatcccatgccatcatcacttctccttcatttgttgttgttgttgatagaTTTCGTGATGCCAAACCAAATGAGCAATTGAAACAGTTCCTAAATGTGCCCTGCCCTCACTTCGCTTCCACATTTCAGAATTCAAGTCAtttcaacagaaaaaaagtcaaCATGCCACTCAGCTTGAACCCCATTCAAATCATGGAGGACATCCGCATGAAGGGCGATCCTCGGACCAGAGACATTCCCATCGCCGGAAACCCGGCTTTCGTCTTCGGCCTCATGATCACATACCTCTACGTCGTCAAGGTCGCTGGTCCCAAATGGATGAAAGACCGAAAACCATTTCAAATCTTGAACATCGTCAGAGTCTACAACGTCCTCATGGTCGTCCTCAACGCCAAGTTCCTCTGGTTTGCTCTGACTGCCACGTATCTTCCTGGAGGAAAGTACAACCTACTGTGCCAAGGGATATCGAAGACCATAGATCCTGCAGACTATGACCTCTACAGAGACGGAAGCTGGTACGTGTTCGTGAGATACGCAGACTACCTGGACACTATCTTCTTCATCATGAGGAAGAAGTTTAACCAAGTAACGAACCTACACGTCATTCATCACACTTTAGTTGTATTCAATGCGTGGTTCTGGTTCTTGTTCGCTCCCGAAGGTCAACCCGCACTGGGACTCTGCATTAACGCCTTTGTTCACGTCGTGATGTACACGTACTATTTCTTGTCCACATTCGGTCCAGGAGTGAGGAAGTACCTTTGGTGGAAGAAGTATCTGACGAAGATCCAGATCTGGCAGTTCTTGATCTTCATTGCTCACATGTGCGTCCCGCTTTTCATCGATTGTGGCTTTCCGAGGTATCTCGTTCCGTTCGCGATAGTTCAAGTGCTCCTAGTGTTAGGATTATTTTTGAACTTCTATTATCATGCCTACATCAAGCCTCAAGAAGGAGGAGTGCACGCGATTGGTAGTATGAAAAATGGAGGGCTCGTTTGTAAGCCCATTGAGAAAGACGAGTAAGAGCGACGTTTGGACGCTTCGCAATGACGACCTTGTCTTGCATGACGTGCTTCGAACAGGGGGTAATCTGCTCATCCGTGACGCTTGTCCTCGCAGGATTCATTTGATTCACAGAACGTAGTCACTTGAGAAATGATATCAATGCAACATTTCCCGTACGTACTTCCATTTAAAAAGTTTGCAACCACCAAGGGGTAAAGTTACTTAAGAGCACCTTCACAGTAAATGCGAAACTAGAGCTCTCTATTAAAAGCAAAGGTGAGATTTATATCGTCTTAGCAGGCGCTGTACCGTAGAAACCAAAGGATGAGTGCGGCGTATTAGCGGACGGACGTAATTATAAGAAGCTCATTCTCCAGTCAACGTTAATGCCAAGAACTGCCTGACATAATTAGGGAAGGTCAAACTGTGCTGCAAATGGAATACATTTATGGAACAAACGGTGGAAACAGAGGAAGTGCAGACAAAAGCGTGCCATGATTATGACGATCTACGTAAAATACTGACTTGAAGGAGCCAAATTAAACAGTTTTCTTACTACCCTTGCGTGAGAACCGTTACGTCGTTATTTATTTTAGAACTTGGACCATTAGAGCAGTAGACAACTCTCTCACACACTCATAGAcacgcgcacgcacgcacacacacacacacacacaaacaaacaaacaaacaacagaaaACCGATACAGGAACATTTTCTCTTACACGACGTCACATCCACCACAGAGCAGAGATGCTGCATTTGCTGTTGATGATATGGGACTACTGTTCGTCATCAAGACTGATTTCCGTCCCCAATGGCGTaggcagaaaaatatttcggcacTGTCCTATGGGGACTTTTCACCATCATATCCCTCCCAAATGCACCACCAAAGGTACAATTTGGGGGTTAACCCTAGAACCTCCCCCGCCTCTGGCCAGACCATTGTCTGCCCCAATTGAACAAACCATCAGTTCGAGGCAGAACTACACGGCTTATGCCCTTCCTCTTCTCATCCCCACCTGGTATCACGTGGTTACAGGATGACTGTATAATATTGTATGAATAAAATAATTCATTAATAATCAGCAATGTGTGACAGTCGAACCGCTCCAGGCGCACATCAGTACACCCGGCGTGTCCCCATCGTCTTGTCCCGGGGGGGATCaccgttacctcgtctcaagcctcaccGACACCATGGTGCACTCTCAATGGCaacatgacatcaccacccactctctgctttactccgttgaccccacattgtcccttactctctcCCGCCGGATACCACGTTCCTTAACACAGTGTTCCACAGCATGAGACTTGATGTGGCTTTTACTCCGGCTTTCAAACatctcctcggtgtcggcgcgtccagcctttgttccacgtgtggtgtgcgtaGTGACCTCCATCACATCCTGCgcacagtacgatcgcgagcgccctcatggaaactgctctgcaacgcgtcgatgaacTCCAGTTCAACTTGGCCAATATTCTCGGGTGATGGTCGGAGCCCCTCAGatcagatgcaaggcctacgagttgttgctgagttcaCCTCcagccagacttgtgcccgttactcgaaaaaagtaattgattaccgttaccgttacctctacggaaaaagtaattgattatcgTTACCAAATACTCGACtacaaatgtaattgagtaacgagtagaaaagtaacgcgttactgcagtcgttactctgcattgacccaaattataaccgtctttgtgtgcctcagaaaaaaaatacataaaaaggttcaacagcggaacagcttaaataacaacaaaaacaaaaacgcctaggacaaggagatctgtacgtctactgtatttatcgcccgggaagacgttcaCCCGACTGCGGAAGAGCATTGCCTGGAACTTctccatgactcactaaacctccaaagcttcaggtacgaTCACACTgggtaggaagagattagggagagagaccctgaagtTCCacaacgttattacaatgacctccgcttgctatagtagaacggccCAACAAATGCTGACGGCACCAGGGGCTGGACTTGGGcaaacatctgaaagataagctaatatctgcgggaaaagtaatcaattactcagaaaagtaattgattactcgaaaaattactttgatagtaaagtaactgattactcgaaaaattactcagaaaagtaattgattacaagtaatgCAATTACTGCCTCCAGCACTGGAATAATGGACGAACCCTAATAGGACACTTCTCCCACCATCGTCCCTTTCTCAGCAGTGGGGTAGTGTACCGCCATATGGTGGTGAATATCAAGCCGACATCCCGTTTGGCTGATCtttcccaatttttttctttttcgttggtctaataaatatatccccccaaCCCCGATCCCACGTCCGTAGCAGCCTAGTCGGAGAGACATCATACATTCCAACTTATGCTTTACCTGGTGTTCGCCTCAATGTTCTGCTCAAAGCTCAAAGTTTCGTCGTAGCCCTCGGTAATGTGCATTTCCAACGCCAAGCCCGTAGCCTAGACAATCCCCCTCCCCTCTTCATAGTACTTGcactccctttcttttctttttttaattgaCCTTCCGAAGAGACTCGGGAGCACAATTTGTAATTCCACACTTCATCGTtagaatataattgttgttgttgttgttctcgttGTTCCTGTAATTAATTTGCACATACACGttatcgattgattgattgactgattagAAAATAAAAATGCGGAGCACTACTCGTTAACGTGGTTCAAGCACGAAATTCATCGTATCACCGGGACCGATGGGGTTCAGTGTCGCGTTCTGGCGATGAAACAAACCAATCATATCTATCAAAATAAATTTCAAATAAATTGAACACGTCGAGAGACGAGTTCAATctctcctttctctttttttccttacaaacagcAACCAATTTCGTTTTTTCTCCCTGCGTTTAAGGTTTATCTTGCAATATATCCTTATAAGGTGACACGCCGCACTTGCCATCCCCAGCCCGTATATGTTCATGACTTTCACTACGTCATACAGGGTTATAAATGCATTTTACGTTTTTGACTTTTAGCTCTGTCTCGTTAATGTGCTCGTTGTTCCAAAACTGCCCTAACGCAGCACGAGGGGCTGCAAGGTAACTCCATAATTTACACAGCGGGGCATGACACGAATAATGAATACGCAAAATACGCTGGGCGCACAATACTTTATGTGGAAAATGAGAGTTCAGAGTCTTTTCACAACCGAAACAATGTTCGTATGGGCCGCATGGAGCAGACCTCGTTTCTGGTATAATTCGGCGCAATTTTGTAACTGTAATACTTCGACATATAGAACATAGCCAGACTCTCGGCTTCCAGCACAGTCGTTCCAAGGGATTGTTCAGGGTGAGCACGGTCTGCACTGCAGGAAGATGGTGTGTTTATAAGCAAGGTAAGTGTATTTACGTTCGTATTGCCTTTACTGTAAGGATTACTGTGCTGGTGCTGTCTATACGGAAAGAAAACGCTAGAATGGTTTCGTCTACTTTCCACCATGTATGGAAAGAGTGAAATTAGCTAGCGCACAAATCAACGGAATATGAGATCTTCAACATGCATGAGGCACCAAACTAGCATATCCAACTGGACTTTATCGTAAGCCCTTCTTCTTCATCTAATTCTTCGCTAATCAGAGATGCAACGAATTGATATGCACTCAATGACGATGAAGTACCTTTCATTGTGCCCCCTCACCGCAGTAATGAAACGTGTTGAGCAGACTCAGGCGGCACTATCTTATTTTCACCTAGTTACCCTCTGTGCGCCGGCGTGAGTACGTAACAAGAATTATAACCCAAccagtctttttttcttttttcttggatGTGACGTCACATTCGAACTGCGAACCGAAACCGAGAAATAAAAATCGACCGCTCTCAGCAAGAATACGGTATGACAGTCTATCTCTGAGGAGAGCGGGTAAAggttggagaaaccacgtgacggaagcgtctgtccaatcacaaggcagcaatgaGAGGGTATTCATAGACCCGCATGGGTCTACAAGAAAAGACCTGCAAGACAAGAAGAGACGTGCAAGTCAACCTTACAAAATTACCCCCTTATTTCGAAGAGGGACCAATGACgtcgctccacgggcaatatgggagagagggaaactgagGAGCTACGCAGACATCCGACTTACTTGGGGGTCAGCCTTGGATGGAGCCCTGGGGCCCGAGCCTCTTAAGGGGCCGCCCCACCCCTAGGCCCAACGATTGGAAGAACCAGGAGGCGTGACAATGGGGGCCCCGGCAGTACTCATTCCCGGGTCCCGTAATTTCTCTCATCAGCCCTGAATGTGAAAGGGGGCCCTTATCCGAATCCCTCTAGCGAAAGCAATATGGCGACCCGACCACTGTTTCGGGAGCTTCATGAACAACATGCAAGCTCTTAACGGTGGGTGATGATTTATTCCCCATTTGTGACGTACAGGGTtggtgctctaaaaggtcagtcacattttcgtgcatgGCGTGGTACTTCCTTGACCGATACCTCGTTGACGGACAGACTTCCGCAGCCTCAGATTAAAGAATTTGTGCCAGAGAAACGTACGAAAAAAACATGGTTGCCATGCACGAcctaaaaaaataaatacgaccacgcaaactttcgtcctCGTGCATCCCCTATGCCCTATACCGATGGATTGAGACGGAGGTTTGCGCGGTCGTATTCATTTTTTTAGGCCGTGCATGGCAACCAGGATTTTTTCGTACGTTTCTCTGGCACAAATTATTTACTGTGTGGTAGCAGAAGCCTGTCTCTCAAGTAGATATGGCGTAGCGAccgaaaatgtcactgaccttttatagcacccaccctgtacatgaTGCACGAAAGAGATTACAGTTGTGTTACAGAAAAACAGCTCGAAAAACAGACGGAACGTCACAGTGCGGAGTGCGTGACCTATTCAATTGCTCCCATATCCCTCATAGGTGCCGCGTGGTAGGCATAGTCGGAATCGTACAATGGGAAGGCGTCCATTTCACTGAAACACTTCGATGGGCGTTCCAATGTAGATTTAGCCAGGTAGcgaaggcgaaaaaaaaatattgacccggcaacactgtcatctccgtgactcgagcgatcctgggtgttggtagcacGGCTACGATAGTAAACAAAAACTATTTACGACGCGCGGATGGGTCTTGTATGTACTAATAGCTTATTCCTAATTTAAATATAGGAAAAGCTATATGTTGCCCCAATAGTTCCTGTTTACCACCGCGCACAAGATGTGCGGTACTTCATATGGTCAAAACGTGTTAAATAAAATGCTCATTGTACATTCCAAGGTTAACAGGTGCAAGCCTTCACGTTGTCGACGTTTTACGTCACGGGACAAAAAGCCAAATTTCTGTACTCACCAGCATCAGGTGCGCCGGGTAATAGAGTCCACTAAAACAGCCGTTATTAACCGCGCGAGCTCACGATGTGGTCGTCGGCCGGCAATCCACACACACATCCAtgagatgatgatgtgatggCCAATCGAATCACTTATGGCGTTATGGCACCTCTGAGTTCTCAAAACGATAGAGTTAGCCGAAGCCACGCGCGCACCACAAAACACAGCACGAAGCTGACACCATTACACCTCGCAACTAGCACGGATGGGTCACTGTATAAACACCCGTTTGTTTCGCT is a window encoding:
- the LOC135395255 gene encoding very long chain fatty acid elongase AAEL008004-like, whose amino-acid sequence is MPLSLNPIQIMEDIRMKGDPRTRDIPIAGNPAFVFGLMITYLYVVKVAGPKWMKDRKPFQILNIVRVYNVLMVVLNAKFLWFALTATYLPGGKYNLLCQGISKTIDPADYDLYRDGSWYVFVRYADYLDTIFFIMRKKFNQVTNLHVIHHTLVVFNAWFWFLFAPEGQPALGLCINAFVHVVMYTYYFLSTFGPGVRKYLWWKKYLTKIQIWQFLIFIAHMCVPLFIDCGFPRYLVPFAIVQVLLVLGLFLNFYYHAYIKPQEGGVHAIGSMKNGGLVCKPIEKDE